agtaaggaataacttgattgaaaggatattagctgcacaacaagaggctgtgttagaagctaattatcctaaggaaaagttgggagtaactgaggagcagttaactcttcacaaggatggtcttttgagattgaatgggcggatatgggttcctatttatggaggactacgagatgttatcctccaggaagcccatagttccaaatattctgtccatcccggagcagacaaaatgtatcaggacttaaaggcaaactattggtggataggcttgaaaaagtctgtagccgcatatgtagccaaatgcttgacttgtgcgcaagtcaaggctgagcatcaaaagccatctggcttgctacaacagcctgaacttcctgaatggaaataggagtgtgtaactatggattttatcaccaagttaccaaaaacgagcaaaggaaacgacacaatatgggttatagttgatctactgactaagtcagctcatttcttacccatcaaggagacttatagctccgatacattggcccagttatacgttgataagattgtcgccctacatggcatacctgtgtctattatctctgatcgagatactagatacacgtctcatttctggaagagtttccaacaatccttgggcacacgtttgaactttagtacggcttaccatcctcagacagacggccagagtgagcgtaccattcaaacgttagaagacatgctacgagcatgtgctatcgatttaggtggtagctgggataagaacctacccctaatcgaattctcctacaacaatagctaccataccagcataaaggctgcgcctttcgaggcattatacggtaggaagtgtagatcacctgtttgttgggcggaagtgggagaggtccaattatcaggaccagagatagttttcgaaacaacggacaagattgtccagattcgggaacgtctcaaggctgcccgagataggcagaaaagctacgctgatccgaagcgtaaggattttcacttcgaggtaggtgaaaaagtgctactaaaagtatcaccctggaagggggtgatgcgtttcggtaagaaaggtaaactgagcccgcgatacataggaccttttgaggttatcgaacgtgtcgggtcagttgcctataaattgaacttaccagaagagctcaatggaattcataatgtgttccacatctgcaatctaaagaagtgcttcgctgatgaatcattagtgatcccacacacagatgtgcatatagatgagagcttgaagtttgtggagaagcctttgtcgattgaagaccgacaggtgaaaaagctccgaagaaaacatgtgccgatagttaaagttaaatgggatgcccggagaggtcccgaattcacgtgggaagttgaagccacaatgaaggagaaatacccatACTTGTtggagtaaatctcgggtcgagatttattttaagggggtgaggatgtaacacctcgaaattttgtgtccaataatgtattgacacgtgtcttaagatACACGTGGAGtattatatttaataaaggactaatgttgacaaaccttgaaagtatataaattcgagggttataaatgtcaaacaagggtaagtacactgtatagtaaccctaaatggtgctcgtaccttcaaacgaataaatcatggatcgtacggaagcgaaacgcggaagaaagtgggagattacaagcggcaggggttaactgtgtcaacatgtttaattatacctctgagtgaccctttgacgtacccgaggctttgtaaccgtaaaatacgctcactagaatgtactatataaattccgcgaagttccgttttaaaacgagaaagttatgatcaaattcgtacgagaagggttaagagcgtcaacaataaaagttaaggctttctgaataattaacaagataaccggggacttaacaatgcgggtaaataacacgaggcccttagttgtaaataatcaagagccaaatcgcaaagttaccccttcaaacccgaaaggtcaggttaataattacagaagattttgttattaattaccagattctagtaatgattacaaaagatttaaaaattctgaaaatctgacctcacgcgggccgcgttaagATTTGGagtaagttaacgcgggccgcgagcttTTTAATTGTACGCGTCTGATATTagaactcaggcggcccgcgacCAAGATGCATGATtccttcatgcgggccgcgtgaaccgcccagatgcagaaatttTGGACTAACTTGCCTTTTGAGCTAGTGAACGATCATACATGCAATaagtgaggcatgggcaccctctaCTCGACCCACAGcactctaggccacctgcccatcatccatactcacttgtaggCTGAGTTGTAAAGATCTTAGAGCaattcttgcactataaataagcaTTCATGGTTCACAACTaaatcacaactcaaaacaccttctctgatcatttctgaagctcccaagtCTTCTTCTAGCATTCCAAATCgtgctcaagcttctgtaagttgtatAGAACATTTATGGTCTTGTTTTGCTTAgttaaatagctaaaaatcaaaccgtcgtaaccacggtttgacttcgagataagTTCTCAATGGCTCAGTCCTAGCACGAATCAAAAGTagctatgtgttggtaattatgtgggtaataaacccctaaaagggttccccctgatcaccactctaactatgtcaaatgtcgagtcaaacgtgcacttaaaaagtcaacagaaagtcattttgcaattttgtacataatctgtaatgtatatgctatgaaacctgttttgatgatcatataacatgatattaagtatataaacttgtctaaactcgtttgattcggccatttgctatatggACCCGGTTCGAAGCcaaatgtcgcaaaagtttgacttttgctttgacttcagttctgacccgtgttagtgcaatgtagatatgccttaggaccttcttaggaccaggtcacgtgatggtatcaccctctgtgaccggttccttgtttatccgagtcttttacgcatttccgttaattacttaaaagttgaccgtaacgccctttttaaaataaagcgagtatttcggacacgtgaagggaccataaccttgcttactaaattctaagcatgtccctaaagtttcacgccaatccgaggtctagaatgggagttatgctaaatagcgcatttatgaGAAACTTtcgtaataaacggcgcaattagcataacgcctacctaaaccaagatttcgtcaccaaaacttttacccactgtagtaaaataatattttgggatttttaaagatttttaattaattttaacctgctcataacctgcggttatggctacggttcggtaaataccgaatatgcccttttcggccaaaacttgagttctacaaggtcttttgacccgattccagttgctactgattttaaataataaataagatattttagacttatcaaactgatcgggaaactcaggtttcctgtagaactcagaaacccctttaaaagtctttaaaatgaccggaaaacccctacggggcgtataatgaactaaaactcgttacgggcattatggaaggtatcctactgatatcacaacctctttaaagtatattgacttaggaaaacagtgtaggactcctacggttacccgttgcgcctattgcgcgcacggttcggcttatgtaactcgTTTACATagattagccgatacgggtcaaaccatatcattttgaccccaaaatccagagtgtgaatattaaacccatataaaacaagtctccaaacttgttgggtcagaatcacattccattctcggttttcgcctttcacgcgattaaaccgtacctacacgtaattggctggcatTAGCTCCCTAGCAttttaagaagtctcgcaagcttgatgtcttaactgttgaacaacatttttatttatttgatccctcctgtggatactattcaactacttgtgatacatttgatattacagtaaatggttgaattatatttatcgtTATGCTTCCGccgtgcatttatatattgtggtttgactatattgttgccaactacgtcacggtaatcccccaccgggcccaccggtgatacacgtggaaatcggggtgtgacatatatgtgtttgaaatgtttctaagtgtttgtctTGAAAATTGTGCCTGAACTGTTAACAAAGATGGTTTGGAAAGAATGGCatctcgatcggatggcaatccgatcggatggccatccgatccaaATCACACTTTCTATGCTTGACTATTTCATGAGCTTATCTGATTGTCATTTTGATCGAgggacaatccgatcggatggcaatccgatcggatggccatccgatcggatggcaatccgatcggatggccatccgatccaaATCATTCTATGACATGCCTGTTCAACATTGTACTATCTTGTCAatgatcgagtggcaatccgatcggatggcaatccgatcggatggcaatctgatcggatggccatctgatccACATCACTTATTCTGAGTTGACTTGTCAATGGAGCTTATCTGTTTTCACATGgatcgagtgacaatccgatcggatggcaatccgatcggatggccatccgatccatATGCACATGGCTTGTCTGTTCATTTCATAAGATGgttcatctgatcggatggcaatccgatcggatagccatccgatcctCAGTACTGTATAGAGTGTGAACTTCCAGAGTTAgaaaaattttgaagttttcaaaatttttgacatttttcatttcttgtctCGAACTTTGTGCAAACACTAACGTTAATTATTTTTGTAGACAAGAGCATCAGATTGGGAGAAGTCTCACAACATTTGTTGTATATTGGATGCACACTATACAGACACAACACCGTTTAAAGTTATGGCAAAATTTCTAAGGGAGAGTAAGATTAACAAGGCGTTAACTGATAGAACAATAGTGTACGAATCTCATGTTAGAATGTTCTGGAGATCACTGAGGTATGATGAAAAGGAAAAGATGATATATTCTGCTGTATAGAAGAAAGACAAGAAGGATCAGGATGTAGATATAGAATTTAAGTTCAACGTAGGAGATTTGAGAAGAGTATTGGAGTTAGGAGATAGTGATAATGACCCTACCATTATTCCTGAACGATTATGCAAAGGCTTGTGGTACAGAATGGGTTTTACAGGACATGTGAACGGGAAATATTTGAAGTCTTTGTTTAGTCCACCATATAAGTTCCTAATTCACTGTGTTGTGCATGCTTTGTCACATCGGAAATGAGCTTATGATGAGACATCAGACTATATCATGAACATCATTACATGTTTAGTGTTTAGTAGGCCATACAATGTCTCTCAAGTGCTATTTGATCGTCTGGTTGACAACATTAAGGGTGAAAAGTACATAATGTACCCCAGATTCATACAAATGATGATAGATGAGCAAGTTAATGATCTTCCAAAGGATCCTGCTAATGTATTGGGTCTACGTCATATGACAGCTGAGACTTTGGGAAGGTTAACGACATATAAAGGGTTAAAGAAAGATGAATCTTAGCCAAGGGCGAGGAGAATGATCTTCAAGATTGCAAATCTAGGATATGTTGCTCCTGAAAACGATGCCTGGAGGCATGAGAACAACAATTCAGAGAATGAGGATGATAGTTTGAGGGATATGCATGAGAAAAAGCTTCGATGCTGATTTGTGAAGGATGGGAAGAGGAAGAGAATACCAAAGACCTCCCCAGCTGTATCTACTCCTAAAGTGTCAACACCAAAGATAGTTGTTGAGGGTATAGTTGAAAGGGGGAGTTATGAGAAAGGTTAGATCATTAATTCTTATATTTGTCTAATGAATGCTTCAATGCTTATTTTGCAGGGCCTTCAAAGCAATCACCACCAAGGTTGGTTGATGAGCTAGTGCTTGATCCATCAGGAGTTCTTCAGCAAGGCGTTGGTCTATTAAAGGAAACTCTTGAAGGATTTTTAAAGAAGAATGAAGATGCTACTGTTGTTCAAGGATCTAATGTTGAAAAAAGTTGCTGAATCATCAAAGAATATTCAACCAGAAGGTGTTGCTCACACTGATTCTAGTGATGCTGATGATGAGTCTACAGAAACAGAATCAGAGATTTAAAGAATAGGTGTTGGGAAAGTTCAGTTAAAGAAGAAACcacaaaaaaagaagaagaaatgaTCTAATGATGAAGATTCTACTTATATGCCAAcagttgaaaagaaaaagaaattacGAACAAAGCGCAAAGTAGTTCAAACTGGCGTTATTCCAAGGAACGTCAGAGCAAAGAAAGGAGGCGCTACTATGCTTGAAGCTCAAAACGGCAAAAGTGAGAAGCACATTGAAACTTCAAAGGGTCCTGAAGCTGAAAAAGTTCAAAACATTGAAGTTCCTGAGGTTCCAGAAGTTCAAACACAAAGTATTCCTAAAGTTCAGGTTCAGAAGAAAGTAGGTGCTGAtgatgatgttgttattactAATGTGAGGGTTtctacaccaccaccaccactaccagaAAATCCTGATGTTGCAGAGTCTTCAAAGCCAAAGAAAACTGTTCTTCCAGATCTATTTGAAGGTTTTCCTAACATTCAAGGTGAATTTAAAGATGATATTCTTTCTGAtgaagagtttgatatgtttcaTGATGCATCTGTCAAAGATCTAAAGAAGAAAGTTAGTATTCTTGAGAAGGAAAAAGCCAAGGCAGAGGCTGATCGTGATGAGTTGAAGAAACAACTTGAAGAGTTGACGAAAGTGAATGAAGAAATAAAGTCTGTCATACTCAAACATGCAAAGAAGATAAAGAATATGGAAGGAGATGTGGATGATAATGCAAAGTTATTTGAGCAATTATCATTAGAGATTACTGATCTGCATTTTAAGAACAAGAGcttgaatgaaacaaatcagaTGTTGCATCAAATGTTAAGTGATCTTCATGAAGTGTCTTCAAATGAAATAAAAGTGATGAAGCTGGAAGTTGAAGCTCTTAGGGCTGACAAAGCAGTGAAGGAGGAACAACTTAACATGTTATATAATGTGATGGAAGATCACTTGGGCATGAATGTTCAATCTATTTACAACAACTTGGAGATCAAAAGAGTTGAAGAGCGAAGGGCTCAGAGAGAGAAAGAGTTGGCTGAGGCTGCAActcaaagaaagaaagaaataatCATAGAAACTCAAGAAGCTGGAGGTTCGTCAAGTCAACCTGATGTTGAAATGGTAGATGCTAAAGTTGATCAAGCTCAAAGCATCGTACTTGTTGGTGAAGTTACCTCTCTATCTTACAACTTTGATGATATTATTCGTTTAGTGAGAGTTGAACAACGAAAAAGGAAGTTGAAAGAGCCAGAAGTAATGTTATTACGTTGGAAAGAAGAGACAGAGGAAGAAAGAGAACAAAGATtgaaagaagaagagttgaaagAAGCTCTTGATGCTGTAGATAACTACGACCCTTCATGGGATGATTataaagaagatgatgatgatcaagaGTCAACAGGGCTTTTGATTGTAAATCCCTCTGATTAACAACAATTTGATGACTTTCTGAATGATGAAATCAACAAACAAGAGGAGGATCATCAccaggagtcttcttcttcttcaggaAAGAAACATGCTGACCAGGTATTCCTCACATAACCTACTGTTATATACTTGAATGCTCCAGTTGAGGGGGAGATAGAGGTGCCTAGGTCTAGAGCTGAAATGTTAGAAGAGTTGGGTTTAGATGACAGAAAGTTCAAGTTTGATACTGAAGATGAGATCCCTTCATCACCTGAAAAGGAATATGAGTTTAAGTATGCTCATGAAGCTGATAATTACAATGATGTAATAGTTGAAGAAGGATCGGATTCATCTGATGAAGATACAGTCTTTCATTATTTTGGAATTGATGAAACATTTCCAACACTTGCTGAAATGTTCAAAGAACAAATGAAGATGAGGTTAGAAGAAAACTTGTGGAGAAGATCACTACTGAAGGTATTCCAAGAACTATTCCACGAGAAACTTTAGTTGaagaaagaaatggttcaagGTGATGCCAAAAGAAAGAAAGTTCAGAAGACGTCTATAGTATTTCATGCATAATGTTGATTTATCATTGGGAGACATTCTTTCATGGGGGTATCTGGAAGATTTGCAGGTATATGCTATCAGACGGGAACTAGGGGTTCAATACTTTGAATTTTTGTCAGACATTAAAACCCTCCCGTGGTGGGATGTTGAAGAATTAGTGCAAACAAAGAACATAAAGAAATTCTATCATGGTCTTGATGTGAAGCAACATGATCAACACCTATGGAAATACATTAAGCTGCAAGAAGAGAACAGATTTCCAGACTGGAAGCCACAATTTCCGGAAAAAGACATAAAGATTGATCCAGTCACTAGAGAGAAAGATATTACATTGATTATAAAGCCGCCGAGATGTTTGAAAAATATGTCGCTACATGCTATGGAACAAGACTTCTATAAAGACTTTTAGGGTTGGATGTACAACCAGAGCATAGCGGAAGCGGTGATTTCTTTGTATGACAAAAAGACTGGTGAATCGAGGAGGATTAGTGTGCTGGATCCAATGTAGTTGGTGAACTGCTCCAAGAAGGATATTGATTGTTTGTTTTACAATAAGATCGTGTATGAAAAGCCAGACAAAGTTCAAGCTCAGCAATATCAGAAGTTAGTGAACTTGTGCTACGCAAAAGACATCAACTCTGCCAGATACTGGAAATCAAAGTGGAGAGATTTGGGTATTGATGAGTTCTTAAAAAGGTACAAGCGAAGTCAAAGATTTAAAGAGATTGCTGATAAATCTGCGAGACTTGGAAGGTATAAGCTGATGAGACCTCTGCCAACAGACCAGACACCAATCGAGAAAGAAGAAAACAAGATCCCAAGGTGGGACAGGAAGCGTGATGGTGATCCTGAATACAGAAAATACTAGAATGAAGTCGGTAGGCCTCTTAGGCATAAAATGATTGctgaaagagaagaaaagagacGACAGAAAGCTAAGGAAAGAAGGCGCAGCAGGAAGACGGATTGAAGACTATGCaggaaggaactacagctacatccaaggcggagtctgttagtacatatgtctgtagcttccgtctgcATCAAGTCTTATGTATTTTGTGTTGTGTATGTTTTTGTAAATGTATGTACATGTATGTATTATTGTGTAAAGACAAACTGGGATCGGAACGTTATCTGTCAGATgacatctgatcggatggcaatccgatcggatgacatcCTCTCATCCCagtttgcctataaatagtggACATGTGTCATTTGTCCACAACCTTTTGCTGATCAGTGTAGCGAAGCTCTGTCTGTCTGACTTTTTACCGAAACCTATGTATTTTCACTATCATCCAATAGAATTCAGAGGCGTTAAACGTTGAACTTGTCGTTGTTGATTCTTAGACATTATCAAGGGATTCCGCACCTTGATTCAGATCGATCCAGCCATGTTCTACTCGAACAGATCCTGCGAAACGGCCTAACACAAACGCGGCgccgagttcacctgggaactcgagagtgataTGAAGGCTAAGTATCCGCAACTCTT
This genomic stretch from Helianthus annuus cultivar XRQ/B chromosome 8, HanXRQr2.0-SUNRISE, whole genome shotgun sequence harbors:
- the LOC110870467 gene encoding golgin subfamily A member 6-like protein 6, which produces MPTVEKKKKLRTKRKVVQTGVIPRNVRAKKGGATMLEAQNGKSEKHIETSKGPEAEKVQNIEVPEVPEVQTQSIPKVQVQKKVGADDDVVITNVRVSTPPPPLPENPDVAESSKPKKTVLPDLFEGFPNIQGEFKDDILSDEEFDMFHDASVKDLKKKVSILEKEKAKAEADRDELKKQLEELTKVNEEIKSVILKHAKKIKNMEGDVDDNAKLFEQLSLEITDLHFKNKSLNETNQMLHQMLSDLHEVSSNEIKVMKLEVEALRADKAVKEEQLNMLYNVMEDHLGMNVQSIYNNLEIKRVEERRAQREKELAEAATQRKKEIIIETQEAGGSSSQPDVEMVDAKVDQAQSIVLVGEVTSLSYNFDDIIRLVRVEQRKRKLKEPEVMLLRWKEETEEEREQRLKEEELKEALDAVDNYDPSWDDYKEDDDDQESTGLLIVNPSD